The Nostoc cf. commune SO-36 genomic sequence TTTGATCACAAAGCAGCTGAAGGCTTTATTTACGTTTGGGGATTACCAACTCGCATTTGGTCGCAGCAAGTAAGAGGTTAAAAGTTAGGGGTTAGGAGTTAAAGAAGAATTCAGAAGTCAGAATTCAGGAGTCAGAATCAAGACGCTTGCGGACTCGCTAACGCTGTGCTATCGAGCGTCTTTAAGACCACCAAATTTTGAATTTGGTGGGGGTTTTAAACCCGTTTATTCAGACGCGACTCGAAAATACTCGCTAACGCTACGCTATCGTGGACTCGCTACCGCTACGCTATCCACCACTGGTACAGAATTCATACTGAATTCTGACTCCTGACTCCTAAATTCTGTTTAGATAAAACAGAAGAACTGAAAGTTAAAAGAAATAACTTTTAACTTTATTCCTCACTCCTCACCCCTGATTTTTTACTCCTCACCACCCACTTCTTTAACTTGGCGAGACTCTAACCACAGGGGTACAACAATTAAGGCAGCGAGAATCAGTAACGCTGCGATCGCAAATTGACCCACCCAAGCAACCAATTGTTCTAAAGAGACAATTTTGCCAGCAAAAAAAGCTAATGTCACCATCAAACTAGCCCAAGCAACTGCTCCTAAAAAGTTGTATAAAAAGAATTTTCCGAAGGGCATTTCGGCTATACCAGCTAGTGGTGCAGCAAAAACTCGTAACAATGCAAGAAAACGTCCAAAAAAGACTGCTTTAGCAGCATTTTGACTAAATTGATCTTTAATACTCATTAGTCGCACTTCCGAAATCCGAAAGATGCTACCAACTTTTACCAAAAAAGGCCAACCGCTAACTCTACCAATCCAGTAGCCACAAGTGCCACCAATTACAGCACCCATAATTGCGTCACTGAGAACCAGCCAGAAATTTAGTTCATCGCTGCCAGCTAAAAACCCGCCTACTAAGGTCACGGTTTCACCAGGAAGGGGAATGCCTAAATTTTCTAGCAAAATTCCCAAAAAGATTGCCCAATACCCGTATGTATGGGCGACTTCCTGGATGTTTTCTAGTGAAATCAGCTCTAAAGACATCCCGCACCGCCGTCTTTACAAATTTTTACTTTTACTATATCTTTGCTTGTTTTTGGGTAGGGTGTCAATCAAACCGCTACATTCAATCATTAAGCCATTAATTTAATTTTGGATAATCCTTGAAGAAGAATTCAGAAGCCAGAATTCAGGAGTCAGAATCAATGAGTGGGGGATTCAGACCCGCCACTCATTGTAGACCACCAAATTTTCAATTTGGTGGGGGTCTTAAACCCATTTATTCATCCGCCAGTCGCGCAGAATTCATTCTGAATTCTGGCTCCTGACTCCTGAATTCTGTTTGATAACTTATAGTCTATGGTGACTATTATTTTTTGACTATTAATTACACAATTTTTGCTGTACGTACCATAATTTTATATTTATTTAAATAAG encodes the following:
- a CDS encoding DedA family protein, producing MSLELISLENIQEVAHTYGYWAIFLGILLENLGIPLPGETVTLVGGFLAGSDELNFWLVLSDAIMGAVIGGTCGYWIGRVSGWPFLVKVGSIFRISEVRLMSIKDQFSQNAAKAVFFGRFLALLRVFAAPLAGIAEMPFGKFFLYNFLGAVAWASLMVTLAFFAGKIVSLEQLVAWVGQFAIAALLILAALIVVPLWLESRQVKEVGGEE